Proteins from a single region of Chryseobacterium sp. W4I1:
- a CDS encoding DUF4249 domain-containing protein, which produces MKNIIFIILSLFAVTSCEKEIDLDLEDQSGKIVIEGNITNKPGPYIVRITKSVAFTQNNQYPAVVGAQVVISDNTGQTETLQYIGDGNYRTSAFNGATGRTYTLNIQAEGKQYTAQSTMPEAVHLDGLTQDSFSFGGEITYALLPVFTDPPALGNRYLFNFTVNSLTKKTFDVFSDNVNNGMVNQRPIFLPNEEDDNDPTKHKVIVGDTIHMEMQSIDNNIFTYYSALLQIIDGGGPGGGVTPSNPPSNISNGALGYFSAHTVQRKKVIIH; this is translated from the coding sequence ATGAAGAATATTATTTTTATCATATTATCGCTGTTCGCTGTAACTTCCTGTGAAAAGGAGATTGATCTTGATCTTGAGGATCAGAGTGGAAAAATTGTCATAGAGGGTAATATCACGAATAAGCCGGGACCTTATATTGTAAGGATCACAAAGTCGGTAGCCTTTACACAAAACAATCAGTATCCTGCAGTAGTGGGAGCACAGGTAGTGATAAGTGACAACACGGGCCAAACGGAAACATTACAGTATATTGGGGACGGAAATTACAGGACGTCTGCATTCAACGGAGCAACAGGCCGCACCTATACGCTGAATATCCAGGCTGAAGGAAAGCAGTACACTGCACAGAGCACGATGCCTGAAGCGGTGCATCTGGACGGCCTTACACAGGATTCTTTCTCTTTCGGAGGTGAGATCACGTATGCTCTTTTACCTGTTTTTACAGATCCTCCGGCTCTGGGAAACCGTTATCTTTTCAATTTTACGGTCAATAGTTTAACGAAGAAAACGTTTGACGTATTTTCAGATAACGTCAACAACGGAATGGTGAATCAGAGACCTATATTTCTTCCGAATGAGGAAGACGATAATGATCCTACAAAGCATAAGGTAATAGTAGGCGATACGATTCACATGGAAATGCAGAGCATTGATAACAATATCTTCACCTACTACTCTGCTCTTCTGCAGATCATAGATGGCGGTGGACCTGGCGGAGGCGTTACCCCTTCCAATCCTCCAAGCAATATCAGCAATGGTGCTTTGGGATATTTCTCGGCGCATACGGTGCAGAGGAAGAAGGTGATCATTCATTAA